In Aspergillus nidulans FGSC A4 chromosome II, the genomic stretch tgaaggtgaagttgCCAACGACGAAATCTCATGTGCGCCGCCACGCGAAATCCTGCCGGTGGGATCAGTATGGCAATGAGACTACCTTCACATGCAAGCGACAAGCCCCTGTGAATGGAACCAATCTATGGAGCGCGAATCAGAGGCAGTTAGCAGAGGATTTTCAGAACAATATCGCCTGGGAGAAGCTTTTTGGATATGGTCCGTACCCAAATCCCAAGTGGAAGGAGTTGCGTATTGAAGGTTACAAAGCTGTCCTGGATGATGTGCTTGTCCAGTCCCTGCACCTTATGGAGTTGGAAGTCAAGGTACATCgggcagaagaggataaagtTTATCAGTCAATCACAGACCATTTAAGCGCACGAGGAGTGGTGCTATGTGCCAGGCAGGAGCCCAAGACCATGCGGTTGTTTCACATGATGGGCTGTATCACGACGCAGAACGAGTTATAGGTTGTGTTTATTGGCCATTTAAAATAGGCTGAGATTAACGCTCAGCCAGCTAGAAATACGGCATGAAGGAGTGCGGGAGAAAATGCTCGAGTGCCTGCTCCACTGAGAATTTAACTGTCTTATAGGACGAGAATATTGATCCTGCTTGCCTACCTAAACCTGCTGAGACTCCAGAATCCAATGAGCTTGGTCCCCGGTGGCATATGAACATTATAGGCTGTTGAGCACCTACTACACTACTATTTCTCTGTGCCAGACTAGCCCACCTTAGCGCTCAAGTGCACGGTATTGTAACAACGGAAACCGATCTGTCATGCATCAACTATTGAGCCATACAAGCAACAGGCTCGCTGGGCATCAATCGCTGGCGAGGGCAGCTTCCCGCCGATGCCCAACCGACGATTGCCCGACGGCCGGTACCACGTATATAGAGTCACCCAGATTATTTTCGATTCAGCTCCACAAGCGATTCATTTTGTCCTGTCCAGACCTACATTCCTCTCTGTATCTCCATCATAGATTCCCAATTGTAGCGAACCGACTAGGTATCTCGCCAGTCCCTGCCCCAGGTACCCCGATAGCTGTCCACATATGTTGTCTCGAGC encodes the following:
- a CDS encoding uncharacterized protein (transcript_id=CADANIAT00005283); amino-acid sequence: MKPLHLVMLCYLVVASSCWPKSKDQVSLQWSICDTNPQAVFAKLGTVIRAPDKLDPITYYDSYPPLYTPKGLMFRTKIRGGQEISVVKVKLPTTKSHVRRHAKSCRWDQYGNETTFTCKRQAPVNGTNLWSANQRQLAEDFQNNIAWEKLFGYGPYPNPKWKELRIEGYKAVLDDVLVQSLHLMELEVKVHRAEEDKVYQSITDHLSARGVVLCARQEPKTMRLFHMMGCITTQNEL